One genomic segment of Streptomyces niveus includes these proteins:
- the trpA gene encoding tryptophan synthase subunit alpha has protein sequence MSGNIQLLSDTLAGARSEGRAALIAYLPAGFPTVDGGIDAVKAVFDGGADVVEVGLPHSDPVLDGPVIQTADDIALKGGVRIADVMRTVREAYEATGKPVLVMTYWNPIDRYGIERFTAELAEAGGAGCILPDLPVQESDVWRQHADKHGLATVFVVAPSSRDDRLAKITAVGSGFVYAASLMGVTGTRQSVGAQAQDLVRRTRATTDLPVCVGLGVSDAAQAAEVAAFADGVIVGSAFVKLMLDAPDPEAGLAAVRGLAGELAEGVRKR, from the coding sequence GTGAGCGGGAACATCCAGCTGTTGAGCGACACCCTCGCCGGCGCGAGGAGCGAGGGGCGCGCCGCGCTCATCGCCTATCTGCCGGCCGGATTCCCCACCGTGGACGGCGGCATCGACGCCGTGAAGGCCGTCTTCGACGGCGGCGCCGACGTGGTCGAGGTCGGGCTGCCGCACAGCGACCCGGTGCTCGACGGCCCCGTCATCCAGACCGCCGACGACATCGCACTCAAGGGCGGCGTGCGGATCGCGGACGTGATGCGCACGGTCCGCGAGGCGTACGAGGCCACGGGAAAGCCCGTGCTGGTCATGACGTACTGGAACCCGATCGACCGGTACGGCATCGAGCGGTTCACCGCTGAGCTGGCCGAGGCGGGCGGCGCCGGGTGCATCCTGCCCGACCTGCCCGTACAGGAGTCCGACGTGTGGCGGCAGCACGCCGACAAGCACGGCCTCGCCACCGTCTTCGTCGTCGCGCCGAGCAGCAGGGACGACCGCCTCGCGAAGATCACGGCCGTGGGCTCCGGGTTCGTCTACGCCGCCTCCCTCATGGGAGTCACCGGCACCCGCCAGTCGGTCGGCGCGCAGGCCCAGGACCTGGTGCGACGGACCCGTGCGACCACGGACCTGCCGGTGTGCGTCGGGCTCGGGGTCTCCGACGCGGCGCAGGCCGCCGAGGTCGCCGCGTTCGCCGACGGGGTCATCGTCGGCTCCGCCTTCGTGAAACTGATGCTCGACGCCCCCGACCCCGAGGCCGGGCTGGCGGCGGTCCGCGGCCTGGCGGGCGAGCTGGCCGAAGGCGTTCGCAAGCGCTGA
- the trpM gene encoding tryptophan biosynthesis modulator TrpM has protein sequence MPLPASGRPAAVRAPHAPLARGCRPRGCRAPARRVHGRRVRYVIGDEPGQVNGMRWRRAAPRRGPSDSDHRATA, from the coding sequence ATGCCCCTACCCGCCTCCGGACGTCCCGCCGCCGTGCGCGCGCCTCACGCGCCGCTGGCGCGCGGGTGCCGGCCGCGCGGCTGCCGGGCCCCGGCCCGGCGCGTGCACGGGCGGCGGGTGCGGTACGTGATCGGTGACGAACCCGGTCAGGTCAACGGCATGCGATGGCGCCGGGCCGCGCCCCGGCGAGGCCCTTCCGACAGCGACCACCGCGCGACCGCGTAG
- the trpB gene encoding tryptophan synthase subunit beta produces MTSEFFIPDPTGLSPNAEGYFGAFGGKFIPEALVAAVDEVAVEYEKAKGDPAFAAELNDLLVNYTGRPSALTEVPRFAEEAGGATVYLKREDLNHTGSHKINNVLGQALLTKRMGKTRVIAETGAGQHGVATATACALFGLECTIYMGEIDTERQALNVARMRMLGAEVVPVRSGSRTLKDAINEAFRDWVANVDRTHYLFGTVAGPHPFPAMVRDFHRVIGVEARRQLLERAGRLPDAAVACVGGGSNAIGLFHAFLADEAVRLVGCEPAGHGIDTGEHAATLSAGEPGILHGSRSYVLQDDEGQITEPYSISAGLDYPGIGPEHAYLKDSGRGEYRAVTDDDAMKALLLLSRTEGIIPAIESAHALAGALEVGRELGKDGLIVVNLSGRGDKDMDTAARYFGLYDGESAK; encoded by the coding sequence GTGACTTCCGAGTTCTTCATCCCCGATCCCACGGGCCTGAGCCCGAACGCCGAGGGGTACTTCGGCGCGTTCGGCGGCAAGTTCATCCCCGAGGCGCTCGTCGCCGCCGTGGACGAGGTCGCCGTCGAGTACGAGAAGGCCAAGGGCGACCCCGCCTTCGCCGCGGAGCTGAACGACCTCCTGGTGAACTACACCGGCCGCCCCAGCGCGCTCACCGAGGTCCCGCGCTTCGCCGAGGAGGCCGGCGGCGCCACGGTGTACCTCAAGCGCGAGGACCTGAACCACACCGGGTCCCACAAGATCAACAACGTGCTCGGCCAGGCGCTGCTCACCAAGCGCATGGGCAAGACCCGCGTCATCGCCGAGACCGGTGCCGGCCAGCACGGCGTCGCCACCGCGACCGCCTGCGCGCTGTTCGGACTCGAATGCACCATCTACATGGGCGAGATCGACACCGAGCGCCAGGCGCTCAACGTCGCCCGGATGCGGATGCTCGGCGCCGAGGTCGTACCGGTCAGGTCCGGCAGCCGCACCCTGAAGGACGCCATCAACGAGGCGTTCCGCGACTGGGTCGCCAACGTGGACCGTACGCACTACCTGTTCGGCACCGTCGCCGGACCGCACCCCTTCCCCGCGATGGTGCGCGACTTCCACCGCGTCATCGGCGTCGAGGCCAGGCGCCAGCTCCTGGAGAGGGCGGGCCGGCTGCCCGACGCGGCCGTCGCCTGTGTAGGAGGCGGATCGAACGCGATCGGTCTCTTCCACGCGTTCCTCGCCGACGAGGCCGTACGGCTGGTGGGCTGCGAGCCCGCGGGCCACGGCATCGACACCGGGGAGCACGCCGCGACGCTGAGCGCCGGTGAGCCGGGCATCCTGCACGGCTCACGCTCCTACGTCCTCCAGGACGACGAGGGCCAGATCACCGAGCCGTACTCGATCTCCGCCGGGCTCGACTACCCCGGCATCGGCCCCGAGCACGCGTACCTCAAGGACAGCGGGCGCGGTGAGTACCGGGCCGTGACCGACGACGACGCCATGAAGGCGCTCCTGCTGCTGTCCCGTACCGAGGGCATCATTCCGGCCATCGAGAGCGCGCACGCGCTCGCCGGGGCGCTGGAGGTCGGCCGTGAGCTGGGGAAGGACGGTCTGATCGTCGTCAACCTCTCCGGGCGCGGCGACAAGGACATGGACACCGCTGCCCGCTACTTCGGGCTGTACGACGGGGAGAGCGCCAAGTGA